The genomic window TAGTAGTGAAAATCAAAAGACAGCTGTGCATAAATTGAATGAATTCAGGAAAGGAAAAAACTACCCAGCAGCCATTAGATTAATCCTCTAAGAGTTGTCTGGTGAGGAGTTATTATTGGAATTGGTGTGGACTTCAAAGAAATGAAGGGGGGACTAATTTTCCTGAAATCATTAAGTTTCAGAGCAAACCTAATTCTTTTAAGGTGGAGGGTACTTGACAAGTCATTTAGAGTATGCTGTGCTGAAGATGTTTTCTAGTGTTTTAGTAACCCTTTTTTGCTGTTATAAGGCCAGTTTTTATGGCACCCTCAAGGTGGTCAAGGTGTCTGATGTGCAAAATATTATCAACATTGGGTCTGGTTGCACTGGCAGCACTAACCACCTAAGAGAAAAATCTGTAACAGGTtgattaagtttatttttattaaagataTTGCAGCCTACGGCATAGCTCCTACAAAgctacaaataaaataaactagGTGTTTACAATGCCAGAGCCAGCTCTGATCAACAGGATGTCCAAAGTGTCAAATCCTCAGTTTTCTGGATCATTTCGTGATGAGTCATGTGTTTACAATAGTATGAGACATGAACTTAAACTAAGAAGTCAGGaatattgctgtttttaggAATATTTCCTACAAGTTGAAACTTAATTCTAGTCTTAAAAAAGGTTCACTCTGGGAAATCAATTTGTTCACGGCCAGTCGATATCTCTGCCCTGCACACTTGGCCTATGTAAATCTGCCAGCAGAGTGAGGATCCTATTAAGTCAGAAAGTTCCACAGTGTTATTCCATTATTGTTATCTGCTTCCAACTGTTAACAGCAGAAGCTAGGTGATGAtgtgacatgtatttttttccatttgtacTGTTGCCGTGGCCTTGATAAGGGCGTCAGCATGCCCGTGTCAAAAAAAGGAAGTGGGAGGGTTCAGAGGGCACAGAGCAACCTGATGGCAGCTTTGTCAATAGAACATGTTGGCGTTGGAGACCAGGAATCTGACACCACGTTCTCACAAATGCTGCCACTTGGAGTGGCGTCTCATCCTGAGTGACGGTTTACAAGACTCCAGGCTCTGACACCTTGTTATCACTATGGCATGGAAGCGAGCAGAGAGAGGCCCGCCAGGCATGTGACGCCAGAGGGACGGGGATTAAAGGTTGTTAGGTGGAGAGTGCTGTGATTACCTGACAATGAAGCAACAGAATTACTCAATGAATAGatttattttcagatattttattttaacaaccATAATTACATTAATGTTTGTGCGAGAACCAAAAGCAAGAGATGATTGGCTGGTATAAAGAAACTTTTCACAGAAGCTGACAGCAATGTTAGGTAAGAGAAATTGGCTACTGCCCTGAAAAGCTCCAAGTCACTGTGGAAATTCTCTCCAGGTCAAAAGccatcaaaaatacattttctgcaaGTTTGGCAAgtaaagaagaggaaaaatgtcACAGTCTTTAAATCGTGTGCCTCCAACATGCCAAAGGGCACAAGAACAAATGATACCATTTATAAATCTGAAGCATGTATAGCCACTACTTATAAAGCATTTCTGCAGGACTGTGATTCagttgaaattgaaattaaatgacTTTCTTGTTGAAAAAACATATCGGTAGTGCAAATCATTGTAATCTGATcctaaaatgtagaaatgtaggTTCAGTTTGGACAAGCTGGAGCTTCTCAACTTCTGCGCTACTGATCATTTCTGCTGTAGATGGAACAAAGAAAGATTTGAGACAGGTGCATGATGAAACGTCTGCAATAATAAATTTAGACTTTGCATTAAGATGGCGTGTGGAAGATTCAGTCCATCAGTCTATTCTGTTCCAGCACCTGCACTGAAATAAACCATCATGCAAACTTCACTCCTGTCAGATTCTGAACCTTGAAAACTTTGTCTTCAGGGTACATCTTTTGTGCTTATTCAGATCCCACATGCATATTTCTAAATTATTCAGAAGGTTGTCATTGTAATTCATATCAGTGCTGTGTTGGATGGAACTGAGGCCATATTTGCAAGGATATTGTCACTCAGAAGGAATTATTAAATGTCTCCAAAAACACACTAAGATACAAAAACTGGCAAATATCATAATAAATCATTTCAGGACAAGATTTGCAGCAttactactaatactaatataataataactgaaGATTTGCCTTTATACAATCGCAAATTTACATCATGTGGCATAGATTTGAGTCCATTTTACAACTAAATCCAGACTTGTGTTTTTACACACCACTGTTGCTGAGATGTTGCATGCTGTGGAGACAAGCACATGAGCAGatagttagatagatagatagatagatagatagatagatagatagatagatagagagatagagagatagaaagatGTTTCTGAGATGATTGAAATgtcagattaattttctttaaatcCATCAGTGCACAGTCTCTATTTCTGTGTAACAGTATCACCTTCAGGACTATCTACAGCCACACTCTGCCACCACCATGCCTTCATACTTGTGGTTAAAAGTGATTACCCCATTATCATGATAAAGAAGTGATATGGGCTCCAGCTTAGTGGGTACACAGCAGGCACGCGATGCTCTCTCCGGTTTCTTAATACTCAGCAGTGTCTGCACTATGGCGTGTTTGGTGGGCGAGAcctcagaggtcagaggtggGTTGCACACGCCGTTGCACTCATATGCTTCATAGCCCAGTGGCTGGATGACCCATGTATCCCAGCCAATGTCTTTAAAATCCACAAACAGTGGGGTTCTCTTGCATGGCTCACTCTTAACATTGCGACGGATTCGAGGAGGTGTGTCGTAGATAAGGTTGGACTGCAGTTGCAGGAGAGACTGATTGTCTGGTTCGTCCTGGTTAGCATGGCCGGCGTTGTGATTAATGTGACCCCAGAAAGCTTGTTGGCTCCAGTCCGTGTTTTCTGGAAGGTCATCCTCATGTTCAATCATTAGGTTGAGCTCTTGCTTGTCGTGTTTGTGGTCTCTGCTCTGATCATTGGAGAATACAATCATCACTGCATTGTGTTTCCCCTCCAAGCTTCTGTCGATATCAATCTCAATCAAACTTTCGCCCTCTTCTGTGACCTCTCGCGTGGCCCCTGCCTCTTCTGACCCCAGATTTGCAATATGAACCTCCAGTCTATGAGTTGTAAACCCTGACTTCCGCCAGAGTGTAACCACATGAGTCAGGTCAAATGACACCCAGTTGTTATCTTTGGCATGAATATGCTTTGTCACCAGTTCCTCCAGATCCTTcatctccaccacctcctctttatccctccttctctctacTTTCCCCACCTCTTTTGTCCAAGCAACACCCTCATGTATTTTGTAGATGGTCACCTTGCAGTCAAGGCCAGCATATGGTCTTTGGGCCCTCTGCACCAGGGTGATAAGGCGAAGCTCAGCTATTGTTATGTGCTCATGGTGGGGCATGGAGATGTTGAACAGCAGGGGATATATCCTTACACCCCTGGCCGTTACACTGTAGGGGGAGGaatctgaaattaaaatattaataagtgTGTCTCAATAGGTTGTGTATGTTTCTGTAGTAAAACAAACGttaaactatattttaaatgttttaatatacCCTTGGACCATTTTGTTTGCATTATATTATCCATAAATTGTCAAAACTTACTTAAAGcctaactttattattttaaaaaaacaatagaaatgCACTCTTCCACATTCATGTGaaatcataaaatgtttaaacaatTAAATCATTTCTTTGGGATGTCAAACAGGATCCTAATAGTTTGAATTCGAAACCATTCACATGTTATTTaaataatacaacaaaaatgaGCAAACATGTCCAAATTTTCTTtgcacaatacacacatttccAAGATTTTTGTGctgtcaaacaaaaagaagCTTGTACCTTCATTCTTGAAACTGCGCACAATGTTGGCTGAGGGCACAGCAGTGCGGTCATTGGCAAATCGGTTGTACAGCTCCAGCATGTACTCTGGTGGCTCCTTACGGGCGGCAAGGGGCCGGGGATGGGGCCTCTGCTCTGTGAGGTTTAGTGTGGACAGAAACTGGCTCAAAAAGTCTTGTGCATCAAGTAGCGGATTATCACTCACATCCCTACCGACTGATGCCCTGTGATGGTTCTCAGGAGACCTGATGGGACTGCTCAAGCTCAAACCAGTCAACATCACAAGTAGGACACTCAAAGAGCGGATAAACCCAAGGCTGGAGAAGACGGTCATGGTTGAGTGGAGGAAAGGTTTAGATCCAAAGATTGAGTATCAGATGTGATGGAACAGTTCAACCAGGGCAGACTCTCCTTCATTAAAGGACAGCAGGTTGCTGTTGGGGgcaaagagaaaacagctttgCCCTTGTTGATCTTGTGGTTTAGTTCTGAGGGCAGGGCTGTGTTGTCCAATGTGCTGTGCTGACATGGTTGGAGATGTCACCTGCTTggccctcctctctctctcccccgcCAGGGACTTATGAGTGATTTCCACTGATATTCTGTCTCATTTCGATGAacgtttttcttttattaaccATCAATAAAACCTGACAGTGACTTTAAATCAACACACAAGTTATTTTATGAGTTGCTGTAAGCTGTGCCACACAGAAATCAAGATACTGCCACGAtaaattttctaaaaataattCTGATGCATTAGAGATAAGTAAATTATCAAAACTCCATCCCAATAAATATGCACCAAATTAAACATGGAAATTATGTTGTTTGCACAATTTTCCTGTCTAATGCAGAAAATCACTCACCATTTAACGATATCATTCACATATGCAATCACCATGATATTCTACATGATATTGCAAATGTACAACTCCTGATTTTGGATCagattaattattttcattagatGGTGAAGAAGCTGATTTGATCTCATTTGCATGTGCTTTCAGCTAAAttactgcttttgttttctaatAACAGTTGTTTGGCAATTCATTTATATAATCAATGCCATCATTTCAACGTACACTTACttgaacaaacaaatgacaacaaataaaaaatgaaatgtaatttaaaaataaatttcattacaagacattttagccatggagcGTCATCAGTGtatgtaaaacacacatactaTATCAAGACTTCATGTGCACAAAAAACCCCCATTGGTTCCCTTTAAAGTGTTTTGTGCACTCATTTATGATAATTTATTGCTGAGTCACTGCTGAATCACCATACTGCAGATGCAATATGCTGTAAGTGTGACAAGCATTCATTCTGCATGTGTAAACCAAATAGTCTTTTAAACACTTCTTGCTGGCTCTGTGATCTAAATATTCAATCGGGGAATCATACttacaattaactttttttaattgaatttgaaGTTAATTCTAATGAACAATGATGAAAACTCCACTGAGTTTCATGTCAGTGTATTGCAGTACTGGAATTTTTGCAAAGAGCTCCTCAAATGCTCAGGGTAGACAAAGAAAATACCATTGCAGTAATTTCTGCAGAGTGAGGATATATTATGTTGCAACAATAAACAATTATGTTAAACTTAATGTATACAGGATGTCCAACATATCCCTGTTTGTTACTTTCAACTGAGACATGTTCCCcttacatttaattaaatacattttcagtgtttgtttttggctcATGCATCTGCTTCTTGGCACAGCTTTGGCCTCTCTGGAGCTCTGTTAGGCTAGCTGTTTGAAAACTTGCACATGATTGTACTGTGAGTGCCAGACCTCATTTACAGCTGACTGGCATCCAGCCTAATATGACCCacctttgttgttgtgtttgtaattGTGATTAAGCCATTTTAAAGTTCAAGCTCTTATACAGGGGtgtgtttatcatttttaaaccCTGCGTAGTGTGACTAGTATCGGAAATTAGCCCTGGCTGTGAGCACATGTACATGAGGACAAAACAAATGCTTAAAATTTTCAATGTGACTACAACATAGAGAATTTTGAACAAAGTATATGCACAAGTCACTGCTAatgaactttatttttaaatctattaATTTAGTCCCTTCAAGAACACATAAAAGTGGGGTTGTTTAGCTGGCCAGTGACTGCTGTTTAATGTAACAGTTATCcactgtaacaaaaagagaatacaaataaaaatgagaaattatgcacgtcatttattttcatttgtcatttaaCATCGCAATGCAAAAAGGACCACTGCAAAGCAGAGTTGTATTGAATGTAGGATCACTTACTGGTATTAGCTAATACACATCTATAACCTTTAATTAATAACATGGGTATTAcaataaatattacaatataaatgCCTTCATTTAGAATATTAACAGTCCTTTGTTACACATTTACAATCTCGTTTTTCCtatcatgaaacaaacagaatagAGACGATTTTGCTAATAACTGCACAGTCGAGTCTGATGGCAGGTTTGTCGAGACTAAATTGAATTCCAAATCATTTGGATGTGTTTGATGACCAGGCCAACAATAGCCCTAATCCTAATTACCTCAAACACtgaccaaaaaatatttttcaaataattttatAACAGAATATTCTTTAGTCCAGAACCCATGGGGATGGACAACAACAGATCCACATGTCACTTTAGGCCTCAATAGTTTAACAAACTAGAAGTATTATAAATTATCTCATTCTTGTGTATACACAGTAAAATTCTAATTGTACATGTAATATATTCTTTGGAGTCATGATTCACCACGGTTTGCATATTTAAACTATTTCAGATGTCATTCATAATCCATTGTGATTTTCAGACTATCATCCAATGACAAAATCCATCAAATCTATACTGCCAAATAACCTTcataataaatacatgtaaatatttggCACATCctggaaacaaaagaaagtaTGTTTAACTgaattgtttttctctgtctctacaAGAATGATCAGATGGCATAAATCCGTATTTCACACCAATGGAGAGTGTCTCTACAGGATTTAATTGACTTGGCTGGCCGTGTTGTCATGTTTACACCCAGGAGTCCAGTGGTGGAGGTTTGTTATCCATGAGGCCCACTGCAGGCCTGCCAGCTCTGATGAAGTGTTTTCTTTCGCTTATCGCCTAGGTCGAGAAAAATGCACACAGCCGGCGTTACTcaatttaaatgaaaagcaCTGACATTTACAAATGCAAGAAAACCTTTATTACAAAATTCTCTCTTATCCTCTACACCGGGGATGGTTAACAAAGTCAATTTTAAGTAATCTTCAGAAAACATGTATGCATTGGGTACAGATTACCTGGAGAGCGTCTCTTTCCACAACAGGTCCTTTTCCATCTGCAACTCTATCACTCGGCTCTAAGCTGGAATACACATCTGCGAGGGAAAATCATAATAAAGTCAGCTGCAGGCAATATGGCAAATCTGTAGCAAAGGGGAGTTTTGGAAATACATGAAGAGAAGAAGTACATATGTAAATCATAGTTCTGCTATTCACCACAGAAGGCACTTTTGGAAAATGTAAGTATAAtcatttaaaattgaaatgCTTCCTGAAAAGCTCATCAAAAAAGCTTCAGTAAGGAACAAATAAAAGAAGATTTTGCCACAAAAAGTGacaaatcaaataatacaaatttCCAAATGGACTATTGATTTGAACAGAAGcactggagagagaaaaaggcaaatgcaattaaataatttatgagtcatttttaccTTTTCCCCCACAAATTCATATTTCAAAAGGAGTTTAATTTCTGTTCATAATTTATAAGGAAGCCTTAAAAGAAAATCCCTGTTTTAGTGGGAAGCTAGAGGTCGCTCTTGATGTGGGAAAGTAGGAGCCCtttttggaaaaacattgaaacaAAATGTGACTGGTGATGCGTGAAACGGTCCTGCCTCTGGGAGAGTCTGTTCAGGCTAATAAGCCAAGTCTGCGCACTGATAACCTTGGTAGCACATCATTGGTTTAAGGCGATGTTTCAGAAGAATATGGTCTGGGACTGAAAATGCccatttctttgtctgtgacATGACAAGAGCCACAGTATGTTCTAAAAGCAGTTTTGCTCCCTGAGCTAGAGGACACTTTTCTCATTTGGATGACGGTTTAATAACATTTTGCTGAAGGAATGCATGCAATGATTTGCTGACCTTGGTTTTTGTCCATGAGAGgcaaggtgatgtcatcactgCCTTGCTTTCCACTCTTAGATTTTTTAGTCGCTCCAGTAGTTGTTGGCTTTGAAAGACAAGAGGGATTACATCACTGGATGACAACCAGAATGCTTATCACAAAAACGCATATATTTGCTTTTAAATATGACTTGCACTGAGCCTtggacagtttgtgtgtgtatgtgtgtgtgtgtgtgtgtgtgtgtgtgtgtgtgtgtgtgtgtgtgtgtgtgtgtgtgtgtgtgtgtgtgtgtgtgtgtgtgtgtgtgttttggatgCAACAGGAGACAATATGCTTAAAGTAATCTGTGATCCCTTTAACACCTTGCTGGAAAGGGTGTTTTGTGTTCGGGTGCTCGGTGACCTTCAGCCTACTGCACAAACAATTTCCAGGTTTCAAATTGAGCCCAAATGTCACCGTCTTCACTTTTCTATTTTCCCAACCAAGCAGATTTCACAGTTAATGTaggttgggtttttttcccctcatccaTGTTTGATGACTTTGTTACCTTCTGAGGTGGACGCAGGTTACTACCAGATATTAAAGGAGGAgtatcaaaattaaaaaaatgtgtcactgttgaAACTTCTATGAAGTTCATTACACATGCTGATTCTCTCTACGTTCTTGGAGttgtaaaatgtcaggaaatcaTAAGAAATACCTTAAAGTGGCTCTTGTTCCAGCCTGCCTTGATTAGAGTGTTTCTCAGGTCCTTGTAGGCCCATATTGTTTGAAGCACATGGGAAGCGGCTTTGGTCTCACGTGCTGATTGGCTGACAACATATCATCAGACCGTGTGTTAAACAGCAGAGGACAGCTTTGAGACAGTCCTGTCCCAATGATTAAAATCCCTTTCTGATTGTCCTGGGATGTGATGCTtctaatatattattatataaagtTTATAATTTAGACATTACCTTGACTTGTTGATTGCCACCAGTTTCTGAACAGCATGACCCTGTATGATGGCTCGGGCGTTCTCTGGGCTATCTGTGACGATCTCATGAATCGTGTTCAGAATTGACACCACTGTATCTCCCTCCAGATTCTTTGCTGGGTGCTGCTGCCCACATGGCAGATTACCAACAAGGTCCCTCAAAGCGTAGCTCCCTGTAACAACAGAATAACAACATAGCAAAATTAGTGTTGAGTGTGCAGGTGTAGATATGAGTTACAAGCTGTTACCTATTAAGTCTTTATTCCTTCTGTCCATGGCCAGGTTGCGGAGAGCAATAGCCACAGCTCGGACCACTTTGTCCACATCTGAGCGCAGCAGCTCTACCAGGATTGGCAGccctttctcttttctcactGTGGCCCGGATGAAGCTGGACCACTACAagcacagacataaaacataacagCTGAGTGATGTCAGCCTTGgcatttttgaaagcatctgCTAGATTTAGCTTTGAGGGCCCCCTTTTATATCTTAACCACCCAAATCATTTGTCACCACTAGTGCACCACAAAAATGAATTGCCATCTATTCTATAAATAAGAACTAAGTTCTACTCTCTCAACACCTGTCTTGTGTGTGATCCAACTTGATATCAAATTTTAAAACTCCTTTTTTCTTAGCCTAGCCTCAGAATTAAATCATAGTGGCATTCATGGCACAGTATATCTAAACATATTATTTGATGGGCCTAATGATCCACTTGCGGGACATAGTAGTAAAGGTTGTTTCTTATGATACAGGATTAAGATGATCATCTCCCTCCTTACGCGcctcaaaaacaaaatccatccCCAAATTAAATTCACATATGTTATTCCTTTATGATACAGCTCTATTTTAAGTCTCCACTTGAGCTGAACAGCAGAGACATCCTATTCATGATGTCATTTAGAGACAAATCCTGAATCCGCTCCTGAATGAGGACACTCATAACCATCGCAACCCCTATAGGCGTATAAGAAGTAACTATTCAATTCACTCACAGCCCAGTGTCCCGCAGCAAGGTTCTGCAGCgctcctgctgctgcctccaGGGTGTTGTGGTTGTGACTGCAGGTGAGAAGAGACAGGTAAAGCCTCACCACCTCTGGCTGGTAGAGCAGCTCCAACCCTTtaacagagaggcagagaacaTCAGGGATGGCATTCAAGCAGTGGAAAAGTACCAGCATGACCATCAGTGgctaaatatttaaatgttgtgtttaaatgaaGGTGTTTTTATCAGTGTACATTAGATTTGCCAGACAGCTACACAGCATTTCCTCTAGTTTGTTAGGTTAGTAGGTAGGTAGGTCAGTAAATGAACATatagattaatttaattaaacGAGACTGAAGAAAATTACGGATCCTGCAGACTCCTGCAGAGGATTTTTGTATTGAGCCAGTGGAGGCTGCTGGACAGCTGCCAAGTAGTATAAAGCTTACCCGAGACCGTAACATGCTTGTCATTCTGATTTGCATTCACTGGCTGGAGCGTGGGAGGCATGAGCTTAGCTCTGATCTCTTTTCCGACGGCAGCCAGAtccacatatactgtacagtattatGCCTTACAGTACAATGGTGGGATATTTGCCACAGTTTCTACATGCAATATGATTTCAGGGGTAAAAACAGCCATTACACTGTAGAAAATGTAAAGATAGTTAAGGAGCACCAGAAGTATATGATAAAGATATATCAGTGTCCATGGGTCATGCCGTATCTTTGGATCGTAGCTAATTCCAGTGCCTGTCTTATATTGCCAGAGGAAATGTTCCTCCTCTAGATGTGGGCAGATAAAAATGTTATCACTCTTTCAGTTGGTGGGTCATTTTGTTTCAGTAATAAAACTCTCCTCAAGTGGTGCAGGTGCTGATGTGTGGCTTTGCATTTAAATGGGCTCTCTGCCAGGCCATGCCAACGTCATGCATACAAAGCAAATAACCTAGACCTATAACACAGACAGCAGGTACGGATGCTTCattatgatgataatgatgatgatatatgATGGAAGCTGTTCATAATTTATCTGCCTGTAATCTATTAGTAATGAACCTGATGTATAGTTGTAGTACAGCAATCAGTATTTCTGTTCAATCTAAAATGCAGTGTTTTATGTTaagtttttcaaatatatacCTTTCATTTGTTCTGTACGTTTTGGTAAATCCAATGTTCCATATTTTCTGTCCATTAATCCATTTTTCCAACCTGTACATCACggatacacacatgcacacaaacaccattttTCATTACATCAGtacaaataagacaaaaaaagacaaaacgcGGTATCGAAGCATCATATTACTGTCATGAAAATATTCTGGAGTGACGAGCAGACTGACCTTGATTGAACCACTCCTCTAATGAATAAAGTTTGAagggaaaagaaggaagaaCAATGTCAGAGATTTGATTATGCTGGAAAAGGACACAGCAGCAGATAACACAGAGCTCCTCCATGTGGTGAGACAGTACTCATGTTGATGCCcacaaaaaagaggaaagtaATTCCCACCAAAGTCAAGACATATTGTTTTGTTATGGTACAAAAGTTGAAAAGTCTTTACCAACTTGTACTAACCACATACCAGTCTTCCTCAGGCTCAAACAATCACACACTAATTACAGGATTCAATCACACATGATAATTTTCACAGCCACATCCGACTCCCCCATTATACTCAGTAAACAAAcactataaaagaaaaaaagaaaaatatttatacaataaaagaatagaaaataaaaaataaaaaagaagaaattaattaaaattaaaagcaaagaaaatcaatacgtaattaatttcattttaaaaagatccATCATCATTGAGGCTAGAATATGCAGGGGAATTCAATTTACTAATCCAAAAGATTTCTCTTTAGAGTTTTTCACATTGTCTACATTATGCGAGTGCCCAAGTAAGTATACTAGTAataaatgtgacaaaacaaaagtatttttcacttttttatgaAATTATTGATTTTCCCACCCAATTTTCTTCTGTTATTTCctcattttatccatttttttcttttatatcttttttcttttcatttttcaattatatttttgttttgtttgggttttttggtAGGAGGTACATACAGGTGTAACAAGTAAGACTGTGTCTGTGAACACTTAATTCACTAGTCTGAGTATGTGATTGCTTGACCCTGAGGAAGACCTGTGTGTGGTTGTTATCATGCAGCCACTACAATGAAGGCTTTTTGACTTTTGTACCTTGATGAAGCAGTTTGCCTTGACTTTTGTGGGGATTCATTCCCCTTTTTTGTGGACAATGATTGCCCACCAGTGCATCGGGAGCACCTGTTTTTATGTTACATCACCAGATCTAAGACACGCTTCCTCATTTAAGGGTTCGTGCTTGGCTTAGAAAGGCATTTTTCGTAGATTGGTTGTGTTCTTGAGTTTTTGTAATTGGTTGAAAGGTTAGCATTGTTGAAAAGCTGCGAAACTTTCaattaaccctaaccctattaTTTCTTCATTAAGTTGTTCCCTCCAGCACTGCTGCAGCCTATTAATTACAGTATATCATCTGTAATTCAAATGGTTATTTATTTGGGTTATGCATCAGTAGCAAGTGGTTTTCACAGCTGGAAAAACCTTCCTGGTTGTTACATCAGTTGCATGgtgttaaaaatacataactGTTGTACCAGTATGTATATGCAAGCTTTTTCAATTTTGGAACTGGTTCTCCTGCAGACCAAAATCCATCATCAGCCACTGTACGTGTAGGGCGTTTATAAAATATTCAGGCTCTAATTGGCAGAAAAAGGGGGCAAGAAATGTGAAACCAAGACCCAAAG from Thunnus maccoyii chromosome 19, fThuMac1.1, whole genome shotgun sequence includes these protein-coding regions:
- the LOC121886134 gene encoding bone morphogenetic protein 10-like, which gives rise to MTVFSSLGFIRSLSVLLVMLTGLSLSSPIRSPENHHRASVGRDVSDNPLLDAQDFLSQFLSTLNLTEQRPHPRPLAARKEPPEYMLELYNRFANDRTAVPSANIVRSFKNEDSSPYSVTARGVRIYPLLFNISMPHHEHITIAELRLITLVQRAQRPYAGLDCKVTIYKIHEGVAWTKEVGKVERRRDKEEVVEMKDLEELVTKHIHAKDNNWVSFDLTHVVTLWRKSGFTTHRLEVHIANLGSEEAGATREVTEEGESLIEIDIDRSLEGKHNAVMIVFSNDQSRDHKHDKQELNLMIEHEDDLPENTDWSQQAFWGHINHNAGHANQDEPDNQSLLQLQSNLIYDTPPRIRRNVKSEPCKRTPLFVDFKDIGWDTWVIQPLGYEAYECNGVCNPPLTSEVSPTKHAIVQTLLSIKKPERASRACCVPTKLEPISLLYHDNGVITFNHKYEGMVVAECGCR